From one Nothobranchius furzeri strain GRZ-AD chromosome 2, NfurGRZ-RIMD1, whole genome shotgun sequence genomic stretch:
- the LOC107378071 gene encoding mitochondrial basic amino acids transporter isoform X2, with the protein MMGLAFINAIVFGVQGNAMRLLGKDTPTHQFAAGAAAGTIQCVICCPMELAKTRMQMQGTGEKKSSRKMYKNSLDCLVRIYRREGLWGINRGMVTTLVRETPGFGVYFLSYDVLTRSLGCESNDPYMIPKLLFAGGMAGIASWISTYPVDVIKSRLQADGVGGVHQYSSIADCVRQSVRREGYMVFTRGLTSTLLRAFPVNAATFATVTLVLMYARGVEQGPKDCEAAPHHTPIQEQTSSL; encoded by the coding sequence ATGATGGGCCTCGCATTCATCAACGCCATAGTGTTTGGTGTCCAGGGAAACGCCATGCGCCTGTTGGGGAAGGACACCCCCACACACCAGTTTGCTGCTGGTGCAGCTGCAGGCACCATTCAGTGTGTCATCTGCTGTCCCATGGAGCTGGCCAAAACTCGCATGCAAATGCAGGGCACTGGAGAGAAGAAGTCCTCCAGGAAGATGTACAAGAACTCCCTGGACTGTTTGGTGCGAATTTACAGACGGGAAGGTCTGTGGGGGATAAATCGAGGCATGGTGACCACGCTGGTTCGTGAGACCCCAGGCTTTGGTGTGTATTTCCTGTCTTATGACGTACTGACACGCAGCCTGGGCTGTGAATCCAACGACCCCTACATGATCCCCAAACTGCTGTTCGCCGGGGGCATGGCTGGGATTGCCTCCTGGATCTCCACCTATCCCGTTGATGTGATCAAATCACGGCTCCAAGCAGACGGGGTGGGCGGGGTTCATCAGTACAGTAGCATCGCTGACTGCGTGCGGCAGAGCGTCAGGAGAGAGGGATACATGGTGTTCACTCGGGGCCTGACGTCCACACTGCTGAGGGCATTTCCTGTAAATGCAGCCACGTTCGCTACCGTCACCCTCGTCCTCATGTATGCTCGGGGGGTGGAGCAAGGACCTAAGGACTGCGAAGCGGCCCCGCACCACACACCGATCCAGGAGCAGACCTCCAGCCTGTGA
- the vrtn gene encoding vertnin, producing the protein MMQRKEIVLSVLRELQEATESPGLEAVTRVASDVDRRLATFQLPKTPCGDFSEWAGVDDTASGLYPADAPGGLLPLKCNGEGNLLFDAVSMLLVGHNGLSLELQVRTVVEMALWKRYYLSGMIDSKMMLQAVRFSLCAEESEAMLNLPVTVLEAIFDADVKASCFPGSYANMWHVYALSSVLKFNVYSIYPMFNPKIRPYFNRLIRPRTWPEDAEPHTIHIMWSGELQSEFSFKPKYFVALVQTSMFKSSEKEQRILPLKSEEQPNQKSHLFYQSLKDKYNITKRTFYRWKRQTQEHCKKSAARYEAKHFLQACYLEGKPIPLHQFKAFFPEISRSSYYNWKHELLKTGVYFSTSSSAGEISPGESTEQEAWSSPEAKEDELDHHDNVANMFGFSVMDTERAQNVTYMQEAKRCLQNSVTMNAHFPFKAFRRNFPGISRSTYYNWRREALLLNRVHKGNVGSSEESSDADKSHSPKNQATVLTNVHQSVVPGKRIWRQNHRSFTLAYVSKKQLREAAKLHIQSSNWSLTKFKLKFPFMSSCFYWLWRSSPNCKKVVKHSQSAAVTVSEPVESTLSENKTTESQECVPRVEPPRYVENSPKSSVNDPHLQLALHRRPPEKERMCAVDVVALANFKAKAKLFLQQRFEEKSFPTFKEFRSYFPFTARSTYYMWKRALYHGVSLVHG; encoded by the exons ATGATGCAAAGAAAAGAGATTGTCCTTTCTGTCCTCCGAGAGCTCCAGGAGGCCACAGAGAGCCCTGGCCTGGAAGCTGTGACCAGGGTGGCCTCAGATGTAGACCGGCGCCTTGCTACTTTTCAGCTCCCAAAGACCCCCTGTGGGGATTTCTCTGAGTGGGCCGGTGTGGACGACACAGCCAGTGGTTTGTACCCAGCTGATGCACCAGGGGGACTCCTGCCCCTGAAGTGTAATGGAGAAGGAAACTTACTGTTTGATGCTGTTAGCATGTTGCTTGTTGGCCATAATGGTTTGAGCTTGGAGCTACAG GTGAGAACTGTAGTAGAGATGGCCCTGTGGAAGAGATACTACTTGTCTGGGATGATCGATTCCAAGATGATGCTTCAGGCGGTTCGTTTCAGTTTATGTGCAGAAGAATCTGAGGCTATGCTGAACCTGCCAGTAACTGTCTTGGAGGCTATTTTTGATGCAGATGTTAAAGCTTCCTGCTTCCCTGGCTCGTACGCCAATATGTGGCATGTGTACGCCCTATCCTCTGTTCTTAAATTCAACGTATACTCCATCTATCCCATGTTCAACCCAAAGATTCGGCCCTACTTCAACCGACTGATACGTCCAAGAACCTGGCCTGAAGATGCCGAACCGCACACAATACATATAATGTGGTCTGGGGAGCTGCAGTCCGAGTTTTCCTTCAAGCCGAAATATTTTGTTGCCCTGGTTCAGACAAGCATGTTCAAGAGCTCTGAAAAAGAGCAGAGGATTTTGCCTCTCAAGAGTGAAGAACAGCCGAACCAGAAGTCGCACCTTTTTTACCAAAGTCTGAAGGATAAGTATAACATCACCAAGAGGACCTTCTACCGCTGGAAAAGACAAACGCAGGAACACTGCAAAAAGTCAGCAGCTAGGTATGAAGCAAAGCATTTTCTCCAGGCCTGCTACCTGGAGGGCAAACCCATTCCTTTGCACCAGTTTAAGGCCTTTTTTCCAGAGATCTCAAGGTCATCCTACTATAACTGGAAGCACGAGCTTCTGAAAACAGGAGTGTACTTCTCCACTTCCTCTTCAGCAGGAGAGATAAGTCCCGGAGAGAGTACGGAGCAGGAGGCTTGGTCCTCACCAGAAGCAAAGGAGGATGAGCTGGACCACCATGACAATGTGGCAAACATGTTTGGCTTCAGCGTCATGGACACGGAGCGTGCTCAAAATGTAACATACATGCAGGAGGCTAAGAGATGTCTGCAGAACTCTGTCACCATGAATGCTCACTTCCCCTTCAAAGCGTTTAGGAGAAACTTTCCAGGGATCTCGAGATCGACCTACTACAACTGGAGAAGAGAAGCCCTGCTGCTTAACAGGGTCCACAAAGGCAATGTTGGCAGCAGCGAGGAGAGCTCGGATGCCGACAAGAGCCACAGTCCAAAAAACCAGGCAACAGTGCTGACCAACGTTCACCAATCTGTTGTTCCAGGGAAGAGGATCTGGAGACAAAACCACAGAAGTTTTACACTTGCATACGTGAGCAAAAAGCAGTTGAGGGAAGCAGCAAAGTTACACATCCAGAGCTCCAACTGGTCCCTGACGAAGTTCAAGCTCAAGTTCCCCTTCATGTCATCGTGCTTCTATTGGCTGTGGCGCAGTAGCCCAAACTGCAAGAAGGTGGTGAAACACTCTCAGAGTGCAGCAGTCACTGTCTCTGAGCCCGTCGAGAGCACGCTCAGCGAAAACAAGACAACAGAGAGTCAAGAGTGTGTTCCACGTGTTGAGCCCCCAAGATACGTGGAAAACTCACCAAAGTCCTCCGTTAATGACCCTCACTTGCAGCTCGCCTTGCACAGAAGGCCACCTGAAAAGGAGCGTATGTGTGCAGTGGATGTCGTGGCTCTTGCCAACTTCAAGGCCAAAGCCAAGCTCTTCCTGCAGCAGCGCTTTGAGGAGAAGTCTTTCCCCACGTTCAAAGAGTTCCGCTCTTACTTCCCATTCACAGCGCGCTCGACATACTACATGTGGAAGCGAGCTTTGTACCACGGTGTGTCGCTGGTCCACGGGTAA
- the LOC107378071 gene encoding mitochondrial basic amino acids transporter isoform X1 translates to MDFIAGCIGGAAGVLVGHPFDTVKVRLQVQSVDRPLYRGTFHCFQSIIRQESVFGLYKGIGSPMMGLAFINAIVFGVQGNAMRLLGKDTPTHQFAAGAAAGTIQCVICCPMELAKTRMQMQGTGEKKSSRKMYKNSLDCLVRIYRREGLWGINRGMVTTLVRETPGFGVYFLSYDVLTRSLGCESNDPYMIPKLLFAGGMAGIASWISTYPVDVIKSRLQADGVGGVHQYSSIADCVRQSVRREGYMVFTRGLTSTLLRAFPVNAATFATVTLVLMYARGVEQGPKDCEAAPHHTPIQEQTSSL, encoded by the exons GTGCAGCTGGAGTTTTGGTTGGACATCCGTTTGACACAGTGAAG GTGAGGCTACAGGTCCAGAGTGTCGATAGGCCTCTCTATCGTGGAACCTTTCACTGTTTCCAATCCATCATTCGACAGGAGTCG GTATTTGGTTTGTATAAAGGTATCGGCTCTCCCATGATGGGCCTCGCATTCATCAACGCCATAGTGTTTGGTGTCCAGGGAAACGCCATGCGCCTGTTGGGGAAGGACACCCCCACACACCAGTTTGCTGCTGGTGCAGCTGCAGGCACCATTCAGTGTGTCATCTGCTGTCCCATGGAGCTGGCCAAAACTCGCATGCAAATGCAGGGCACTGGAGAGAAGAAGTCCTCCAGGAAGATGTACAAGAACTCCCTGGACTGTTTGGTGCGAATTTACAGACGGGAAGGTCTGTGGGGGATAAATCGAGGCATGGTGACCACGCTGGTTCGTGAGACCCCAGGCTTTGGTGTGTATTTCCTGTCTTATGACGTACTGACACGCAGCCTGGGCTGTGAATCCAACGACCCCTACATGATCCCCAAACTGCTGTTCGCCGGGGGCATGGCTGGGATTGCCTCCTGGATCTCCACCTATCCCGTTGATGTGATCAAATCACGGCTCCAAGCAGACGGGGTGGGCGGGGTTCATCAGTACAGTAGCATCGCTGACTGCGTGCGGCAGAGCGTCAGGAGAGAGGGATACATGGTGTTCACTCGGGGCCTGACGTCCACACTGCTGAGGGCATTTCCTGTAAATGCAGCCACGTTCGCTACCGTCACCCTCGTCCTCATGTATGCTCGGGGGGTGGAGCAAGGACCTAAGGACTGCGAAGCGGCCCCGCACCACACACCGATCCAGGAGCAGACCTCCAGCCTGTGA